From a single Lewinella sp. LCG006 genomic region:
- a CDS encoding RsmB/NOP family class I SAM-dependent RNA methyltransferase — translation MAQDKTIALFPPHLRAIAEALSAIFQDGFYADKVIERTLKADPRRGAGDRAFIAQNIYEIVRWYRLLYTIRGSEPRTENDWWEIIGIRYIIDGHKLPDWKEFKNLRPELIQENYRKAKEQRAVIESIPDWLDELGQKELKDQWAPTLHALNRPAEVVLRVNTLKGDAKGLIASLEKEDILCKMIDDTAVLVTKRKSLFKSAAFRAGLFEVQDYSSQQVAPFLDLAPGMRVIDACAGGGGKTLHVANLLENKGQIIALDSESWKLDELRKRARRNGVHIVDTRPITSSKVIKRLSESADRLLLDVPCSGLGVLRRNPDAKWKISTDFIERIKTVQQDILQSYSRMVKKEGKLVYATCSILPSENQEQVQTFLASEQGQSFQLEEQRIILPQNEGYDGFFMARLSKK, via the coding sequence ATGGCGCAAGATAAAACTATTGCATTATTCCCTCCGCATTTGCGGGCTATTGCCGAAGCACTTTCGGCTATTTTTCAAGATGGCTTCTATGCTGATAAAGTCATTGAACGCACCCTCAAAGCCGACCCACGCCGAGGAGCTGGCGACCGGGCATTCATTGCTCAAAATATCTATGAAATCGTTCGATGGTACCGACTTTTGTACACGATACGAGGAAGCGAACCACGTACCGAAAACGACTGGTGGGAAATCATAGGTATCCGCTACATTATAGATGGCCATAAACTTCCAGATTGGAAAGAGTTTAAAAACCTGAGACCGGAGCTCATTCAGGAAAATTATCGAAAAGCCAAAGAACAACGTGCTGTTATTGAGTCTATTCCTGATTGGTTAGATGAATTAGGACAAAAAGAGTTGAAGGATCAATGGGCTCCTACCCTACATGCACTCAATCGCCCAGCGGAGGTTGTCCTTCGAGTCAATACACTTAAAGGTGACGCCAAAGGATTGATAGCCTCGTTGGAAAAGGAAGACATTCTCTGTAAAATGATTGACGACACTGCGGTGCTCGTCACCAAACGCAAATCGCTTTTTAAATCAGCAGCTTTCAGGGCTGGTCTTTTTGAAGTACAAGATTACAGTAGTCAACAGGTTGCTCCTTTTCTGGATCTTGCTCCAGGTATGCGGGTCATTGATGCCTGTGCGGGCGGAGGAGGAAAAACACTCCATGTAGCTAATCTTCTGGAGAATAAAGGTCAGATTATCGCCCTGGATTCCGAAAGCTGGAAATTAGATGAACTACGTAAACGCGCCCGCCGCAATGGTGTCCACATTGTAGATACCCGTCCTATTACCAGTAGCAAAGTGATTAAGCGCCTTAGTGAATCAGCTGATCGTTTATTGCTCGACGTCCCCTGCTCTGGTTTGGGGGTGCTGCGCCGCAATCCAGATGCAAAATGGAAAATAAGTACTGATTTCATCGAGCGCATCAAAACCGTACAGCAGGATATACTGCAATCCTATTCCCGTATGGTCAAAAAAGAAGGTAAACTGGTGTACGCCACTTGTAGTATACTTCCAAGTGAAAACCAGGAACAGGTACAAACCTTTCTGGCAAGTGAGCAAGGCCAGTCTTTTCAGTTAGAAGAACAACGCATCATTCTGCCACAAAATGAAGGCTACGATGGTTTCTTTATGGCCAGATTGAGTAAAAAATAG
- a CDS encoding DUF3276 family protein: MDNDNNNRQRQESEYSNKVRAGKRRTYFFDVRRTKGDDFYLTLTESTKRFDNDGYERHKIFLYKEDFNRFIAGLEDAINYVKTELMPDYDYDEFTRRHEEFEAQRDTEDSYQKAPIEPAELENEEDMTW, from the coding sequence TTGGACAACGATAACAACAACAGGCAGCGTCAGGAAAGTGAATATTCGAATAAAGTCCGCGCTGGAAAAAGGAGGACCTATTTCTTCGACGTGCGCCGTACCAAAGGCGATGACTTTTATCTTACGCTCACAGAAAGTACCAAGCGATTCGACAATGATGGCTACGAGCGGCATAAAATTTTCTTGTACAAAGAGGATTTTAATCGCTTTATCGCAGGTCTCGAAGATGCCATTAACTACGTGAAAACGGAGCTGATGCCAGATTATGATTACGACGAGTTCACCCGTCGGCACGAAGAATTTGAAGCGCAGCGTGATACGGAAGACAGTTACCAAAAGGCTCCGATAGAACCCGCTGAGCTGGAAAATGAAGAAGATATGACTTGGTAA
- a CDS encoding ComEA family DNA-binding protein — protein MLRLLLTLAVGLLAFFLSAQTDSLPPDPTPDLSEQRLEDLLQDAEEESDFDLNTIFEDLAIYRENPINLNTASEEDLRDLGLLSDVQISNLLNYREQLGGFIAIYELQAIPGLDLETIRRILPFVGLRKEVDDFQASFKEMFTTGDNELYMRWNRILEQQRGFTPLPERPDSTPYLGDPNQLYLRYRHTYSNRLSYGFTAEKDRGEEFFRGSNKKGFDYYSAHVFLKDYNRTVKAVALGDYSANFGQGLILFTGFGYGKSTLVTSVRRGGRPLRQYTSVNEANFLRGAATTLKLSDQLEFTALISQRNRDGNLLIINDSIDIELQGSFTEFSSLQLSGLHRTASEIEDRNTIGYFTTGGSLKWQANKGHVAFNGIHHRLDKALTLAPRIYNRYYFQGDQLTNLSLDYSYRWRNLTFFGETAASDNSAIATINGLLTTLDQKVNLAIVHRAYPRDFQALLGNPFGETTGGRNENGLYFGIEVFPSKHWIINAYYDAWQHPWLRSTVDAPSTGHEYRLRLTYFLKRKLDVYVELRDETKEVNVRLLDNQIDAVLPQRRLQMRLHCAYQINKALEYRSRIDWGTTDNPVNNKQSGFAIYQDLLYSPIGFPLSFTSRIALFDTDGYQVRFYNYENGLLYNFRIPAYYNQGSRFYLNLRYKGIRNMTIEARYARLFWANSATIGSGLESTGQPTRTELAAQIKIKF, from the coding sequence ATGCTGCGTTTATTACTAACTCTTGCTGTGGGCCTGCTAGCCTTCTTTCTTTCTGCGCAAACCGACAGCTTACCGCCTGACCCTACGCCAGATCTGAGTGAGCAGCGCCTCGAAGACCTCCTCCAAGATGCCGAAGAAGAAAGTGATTTCGACCTTAATACTATCTTTGAAGACCTCGCTATCTACCGCGAAAATCCTATCAATCTCAACACTGCAAGTGAGGAAGACCTCAGAGACTTAGGCCTTCTAAGCGATGTCCAAATCAGTAACCTGCTCAACTACCGCGAACAGCTCGGCGGTTTCATCGCCATCTACGAACTCCAAGCCATCCCTGGCCTTGACCTCGAAACCATTCGGCGAATCCTCCCTTTTGTAGGATTGCGCAAAGAAGTAGATGACTTTCAAGCTTCCTTCAAAGAAATGTTTACGACCGGCGACAACGAGCTATACATGCGCTGGAACCGTATACTGGAACAACAGCGCGGCTTTACGCCCTTACCCGAACGTCCTGACAGCACCCCCTATCTTGGCGATCCCAACCAGCTTTATCTGCGCTATCGTCATACCTACAGCAACCGCTTAAGCTATGGCTTCACGGCTGAAAAGGATCGGGGCGAAGAATTTTTTCGTGGTAGCAACAAGAAAGGTTTTGATTATTACAGTGCTCACGTTTTCCTCAAAGACTACAACCGCACCGTCAAAGCAGTAGCGCTGGGTGATTACAGTGCCAATTTTGGCCAAGGGCTCATTCTTTTCACTGGCTTTGGCTACGGCAAGAGTACCCTCGTCACCAGTGTTCGCCGAGGAGGGCGCCCACTTCGGCAATACACCTCCGTCAATGAGGCCAACTTCCTCCGTGGTGCGGCAACCACGCTCAAGCTGAGTGATCAACTAGAATTTACTGCACTCATTTCACAAAGAAATAGAGATGGTAACCTACTGATTATCAATGACAGTATCGATATAGAACTACAAGGTTCTTTTACTGAATTTTCTTCCTTACAACTCAGCGGCCTCCATCGTACGGCCAGTGAAATTGAAGATCGCAATACCATTGGTTATTTCACCACTGGGGGATCTCTCAAGTGGCAAGCCAACAAAGGCCACGTAGCGTTCAACGGAATCCATCACCGTTTAGACAAGGCCCTCACGCTTGCTCCTAGAATCTACAATCGCTATTACTTCCAGGGAGATCAGCTCACTAATCTCAGTCTCGACTACAGCTATCGTTGGCGAAACCTTACTTTCTTTGGCGAAACTGCGGCCAGCGATAACAGTGCCATCGCTACGATCAATGGCCTGCTCACGACCCTTGACCAAAAAGTAAATCTGGCCATTGTTCACCGCGCCTATCCCCGCGATTTTCAAGCGCTACTCGGTAATCCTTTTGGTGAAACGACTGGTGGACGTAACGAAAATGGCCTTTATTTCGGTATCGAGGTATTCCCCAGCAAACACTGGATCATTAATGCTTATTATGATGCCTGGCAACATCCTTGGCTCCGTTCAACAGTCGATGCACCGTCCACTGGCCATGAATACCGCTTACGACTCACCTATTTCCTCAAACGCAAACTTGATGTTTACGTCGAATTACGTGATGAAACCAAAGAAGTCAATGTCAGGCTGCTAGATAACCAAATCGATGCCGTATTGCCGCAACGCCGCCTACAAATGCGCCTGCACTGCGCTTACCAGATCAACAAAGCACTGGAGTATCGTAGTCGCATCGACTGGGGCACCACCGATAATCCTGTCAACAACAAACAATCAGGCTTTGCTATTTACCAGGATCTCCTCTATAGCCCTATCGGCTTTCCCCTTAGCTTTACCAGTCGTATTGCCTTGTTTGATACGGATGGTTACCAGGTTCGATTTTACAACTACGAAAACGGCTTACTTTACAACTTCCGCATTCCTGCCTACTATAACCAGGGCAGTCGCTTTTACCTCAACCTCCGCTACAAAGGTATCCGCAACATGACCATTGAAGCCCGCTATGCGCGCCTCTTCTGGGCCAATTCCGCCACCATCGGTAGCGGACTCGAAAGCACCGGACAGCCTACCCGTACCGAACTCGCAGCGCAAATAAAAATAAAATTTTAG
- a CDS encoding choice-of-anchor Q domain-containing protein: protein MLLLGVFLSSFSSLKAGTIIVSTNTDDIVGSLRSSINSAVDGDTLVFASATNGLNFNLVSGPITINKSLVIRGNGSAMSNINGLGIFQAFEISGDIAVEITGLRIFNASSTISGGAISNTDATLVIDDVIIDDCQALGLLATQGGGAIVNSGGAVTISNSQLTNNRAVGLSGSGGAILNLNGGSLTIINTTISGNSASRAGGGIEDNAGAMGLVTLTNVMLTGNNTGSAPGNGGGLHVTGAGNVNITSGVVSDNTAAAEGGGLWNGAGLMNITNVTIQNNSAAGPGADQGGGGIYNLSGTVEITGNTMIMGNMATGTAGSGGGILNDVGATLSVTGATISGNSAVRAGGGIEDVSGAATTVTLTNVTLSGNTTGGSPGNGGGLHITGAGNVEISGGIVVGNTATAEGGGLWNGTGTMTVAGVMIQNNTAAGAGVDQGGGGVFNAGGTVIINNNTTITGNMATGAGGSGGGVHNDAGGTLTIIDATISGNSSIRAGGGIEDNSGEMGFVSLTNVMLTTNTTGGSPGNGGGFHITGAGNASITGGVVSGNTATLEGGGLWNGAGTMAVVGVTIENNSAAGAAPDQGGGGIFNLSGTLNVSGNTTISGNMATGAAGSGGGILNDVGATLNVTDATISGNSAVRAGGGIEDVSGDATIVTLTNVMLMNNTTGDAPGNGGGLHVTGNGDVDITGGVVSGNTATAEGGGLWNGTGTMTVAGVMIQNNTAAGAGVDQGGGGVFNAGGAVIINNNTTITGNMATGAGGSGGGVHNDAGGTLTIIDATISGNSSIRAGGGIEDNSGEMGFVSLTNVMLTTNTTGGSPGNGGGFHITGAGNASITGGVVSGNTATLEGGGLWNGAGTMAVVGVTIENNSAAGAAPDQGGGGIFNLSGTLNVSGNTTISGNMATGAAGSGGGILNDVGATLNVTDATISGNSAVRAGGGIEDVSGDATIVTLTNVMLMNNTTGGAPGNGGGLHVTGNGDVDITGGVVSGNTATAEGGGLWNGTGTMTVVGVTIENNSAAGPGADQGGGGIYNLSGTVSVSGNTTISGNMATGTAGSGGGILNDVGATLTITDATISGNSSIRAGGGIEDVSGDATTVTLTNVMLLTNTTGGSPGNGGGLHITGAGNVSITGGVVSGNTATAEGGGLWNGAGTMAVVGVTIENNSAAGAASDQGGGGIYNLSGTLNVSGNTIISGNMATGTAGSGGGILNDVGATLNISDVTISGNSAIRAGGGIEDVSGDASIMTLTNVMLMDNTTGSAPGNGGGLHITGAGIANISGGVVSGNTATAEGGGLWNGSGTMTITEVSIMNNTATGSGSDQGGGGVFNAGGVIEIVASTIANNTVDGSGAGGGVHNDANGTVRVTYSTISGNNVTQNGGGFANNGTLDVTASTITNNTAMVEGGGCFQSTATSTTTMNSTLVAGNFTGTTGVDVAGMGTIGSAGYNLIGIDDSGAFTAMMTDTVGTMAQPVDANLDVLADNGGATMTHALQCPSPAIDGGNPDNTEADQRGLMVFNDRRDIGAYEYQEECITSVRDVVVLEGSRIYPNPAVDGFAWLEIPASFGEEIIVRISAMGSGQLMQSREFNTTGTVRLDLSGLPAGMYQVQIFAKGGVVSHKVITAK, encoded by the coding sequence ATGCTTCTTTTAGGAGTCTTTCTTTCCTCCTTTTCATCTCTTAAGGCAGGAACAATCATCGTGTCTACCAATACAGATGATATCGTTGGTTCTTTAAGGTCTTCCATCAACAGCGCTGTAGATGGAGATACACTAGTTTTTGCTTCAGCGACCAACGGCTTGAACTTTAACCTGGTCAGTGGACCAATTACCATTAATAAATCTTTGGTGATCCGGGGTAACGGATCGGCGATGAGTAATATTAATGGCCTTGGTATTTTTCAGGCTTTTGAAATTTCCGGAGATATAGCAGTAGAAATTACCGGTTTACGGATTTTCAATGCCTCCTCTACAATTAGTGGCGGTGCGATTTCCAATACCGATGCCACGCTAGTAATAGACGATGTTATCATCGATGACTGCCAAGCTCTTGGGCTATTGGCCACACAAGGAGGTGGTGCTATTGTCAATAGCGGTGGCGCAGTCACGATTAGCAACAGCCAACTTACCAACAACAGAGCTGTTGGGCTCAGTGGCAGCGGTGGTGCTATTCTCAATTTAAATGGTGGTAGCCTTACTATTATTAATACGACGATTAGCGGCAACTCCGCAAGTCGCGCAGGTGGAGGCATCGAAGATAACGCTGGTGCTATGGGCCTAGTGACGCTCACCAATGTAATGCTTACTGGAAATAATACGGGTAGCGCCCCTGGTAACGGCGGTGGTTTGCACGTTACAGGTGCTGGTAATGTGAACATTACTAGCGGTGTAGTGAGTGACAACACTGCTGCTGCCGAAGGAGGAGGCTTGTGGAATGGAGCCGGTCTCATGAACATAACCAATGTTACTATTCAAAACAACAGTGCTGCTGGCCCTGGCGCCGACCAAGGTGGAGGTGGTATTTATAACCTCAGTGGTACGGTAGAAATTACGGGAAATACCATGATCATGGGGAATATGGCTACCGGAACCGCTGGTTCAGGTGGTGGTATCCTCAATGATGTAGGTGCAACCTTAAGCGTTACAGGCGCTACCATCAGTGGCAACAGTGCTGTGCGTGCAGGTGGAGGCATCGAAGATGTATCTGGTGCCGCAACTACAGTGACTCTAACCAATGTAACCTTGAGTGGGAATACCACTGGCGGATCACCTGGTAATGGCGGTGGTTTGCACATTACAGGTGCCGGTAATGTCGAAATTAGCGGCGGCATAGTGGTGGGCAACACCGCAACTGCTGAAGGCGGTGGTCTATGGAATGGTACAGGCACCATGACGGTAGCAGGAGTGATGATTCAAAACAATACCGCTGCTGGTGCAGGTGTCGACCAAGGCGGTGGCGGTGTATTCAATGCTGGTGGTACCGTGATAATAAATAACAATACCACTATCACAGGTAATATGGCTACAGGCGCAGGTGGCAGCGGTGGTGGAGTCCACAATGATGCCGGAGGTACCCTTACGATTATTGACGCTACCATCAGTGGAAACAGCTCTATCCGTGCTGGTGGAGGTATTGAAGATAATTCTGGCGAGATGGGCTTTGTCTCTCTTACCAATGTAATGCTGACAACAAATACTACTGGCGGCTCTCCAGGCAACGGAGGTGGTTTCCATATTACTGGGGCCGGTAACGCTAGTATTACTGGCGGTGTAGTGAGTGGCAATACCGCAACTTTAGAAGGTGGTGGCTTGTGGAACGGTGCTGGTACCATGGCGGTAGTAGGGGTGACTATCGAGAACAACAGTGCTGCCGGTGCTGCACCCGACCAAGGTGGTGGTGGTATTTTCAACCTTAGCGGAACGCTAAACGTAAGCGGCAACACTACGATCAGTGGAAACATGGCCACTGGAGCCGCTGGTTCAGGTGGAGGTATCCTTAATGACGTAGGGGCGACGCTGAACGTTACAGATGCTACCATCAGTGGCAACAGTGCTGTACGTGCTGGTGGCGGTATTGAAGATGTATCTGGCGATGCTACGATAGTAACTTTGACCAACGTCATGTTGATGAACAACACGACGGGTGATGCTCCTGGCAACGGAGGTGGTCTGCACGTAACTGGAAACGGTGATGTCGATATCACTGGTGGTGTCGTGAGTGGCAACACCGCAACTGCCGAAGGCGGTGGTCTATGGAATGGTACAGGCACCATGACGGTAGCAGGAGTGATGATTCAAAACAATACCGCTGCTGGTGCAGGTGTCGACCAAGGCGGCGGTGGTGTATTCAATGCTGGTGGTGCCGTGATAATAAATAACAATACTACTATCACAGGTAATATGGCTACAGGCGCAGGTGGCAGCGGTGGTGGTGTGCACAATGATGCCGGAGGTACCCTTACGATTATTGACGCTACCATCAGTGGAAACAGCTCAATCCGTGCGGGTGGAGGTATTGAAGATAATTCTGGCGAGATGGGCTTTGTCTCTCTTACCAATGTAATGCTGACAACAAATACGACTGGCGGTTCTCCTGGCAATGGTGGTGGTTTCCACATTACCGGTGCAGGTAACGCTAGTATTACTGGCGGCGTCGTGAGTGGCAATACCGCAACTTTAGAAGGTGGTGGCTTGTGGAACGGTGCTGGTACCATGGCGGTAGTAGGAGTGACCATAGAGAACAACAGTGCTGCTGGTGCTGCACCCGACCAAGGTGGTGGTGGTATTTTCAACCTTAGCGGAACGCTAAACGTAAGCGGCAACACTACGATCAGTGGAAACATGGCCACTGGAGCCGCTGGTTCAGGTGGAGGCATCCTTAATGACGTAGGGGCGACCCTGAACGTTACAGATGCTACCATCAGTGGCAACAGTGCTGTACGCGCCGGTGGCGGTATTGAAGATGTATCTGGCGATGCTACGATAGTAACTTTGACCAACGTCATGTTGATGAACAACACGACGGGTGGTGCTCCTGGAAACGGAGGTGGTCTGCACGTAACTGGAAACGGTGATGTCGATATCACTGGTGGTGTCGTGAGTGGCAACACCGCAACTGCTGAAGGCGGTGGTTTGTGGAACGGTACTGGTACCATGACGGTAGTAGGCGTAACCATCGAAAATAACAGTGCTGCCGGCCCTGGAGCTGACCAAGGCGGTGGAGGCATTTACAACCTCAGTGGCACGGTAAGTGTAAGCGGTAATACGACAATCAGTGGAAATATGGCTACCGGAACTGCTGGTTCAGGGGGTGGTATCCTCAATGACGTAGGAGCAACCCTGACCATCACTGACGCTACCATCAGCGGTAACAGTTCTATCCGCGCCGGTGGCGGTATTGAAGATGTATCCGGCGATGCTACGACAGTAACTTTGACCAACGTCATGTTGTTGACGAACACGACGGGGGGATCTCCAGGAAACGGAGGTGGCTTACATATTACTGGCGCTGGTAATGTTAGTATCACTGGTGGCGTAGTAAGTGGAAATACCGCAACTGCCGAAGGCGGTGGTTTGTGGAACGGTGCTGGTACGATGGCTGTAGTAGGAGTGACCATAGAGAACAATAGTGCTGCTGGTGCTGCATCTGACCAAGGTGGTGGTGGTATTTACAACCTTAGCGGAACGCTAAACGTAAGCGGTAACACCATCATCAGTGGAAATATGGCTACCGGAACTGCTGGTTCAGGGGGCGGTATCCTCAATGACGTAGGAGCAACCCTAAACATCTCGGATGTTACGATCAGCGGCAACAGTGCTATCCGTGCCGGTGGCGGTATTGAAGATGTATCCGGCGATGCTAGTATAATGACCTTGACGAATGTAATGTTGATGGATAACACAACGGGTAGTGCACCCGGCAACGGAGGTGGATTACACATTACCGGTGCTGGTATTGCTAATATCTCTGGTGGTGTCGTGAGTGGTAACACTGCAACTGCCGAAGGTGGTGGTTTGTGGAACGGTAGTGGTACCATGACGATTACGGAAGTGAGTATCATGAACAACACTGCTACTGGTAGCGGAAGTGACCAAGGTGGTGGTGGTGTATTCAATGCTGGTGGTGTCATAGAAATAGTTGCTTCAACGATTGCCAACAACACTGTTGACGGTAGTGGCGCAGGTGGCGGTGTTCACAATGATGCCAACGGTACCGTTAGGGTAACTTACAGTACCATCAGTGGTAACAATGTGACTCAGAATGGAGGTGGTTTCGCGAATAATGGAACGCTAGACGTGACGGCATCTACGATTACCAATAATACTGCTATGGTTGAGGGTGGTGGATGCTTTCAATCTACAGCTACTTCCACTACAACCATGAACAGCACTTTAGTTGCAGGTAACTTTACAGGAACTACCGGAGTCGATGTTGCGGGTATGGGAACTATTGGCTCTGCTGGCTACAACCTTATCGGAATAGATGATAGTGGCGCATTTACTGCCATGATGACCGACACCGTAGGAACAATGGCGCAGCCAGTAGATGCTAACCTTGATGTGTTGGCTGACAATGGTGGAGCTACCATGACCCATGCCCTTCAGTGTCCAAGTCCAGCTATTGATGGAGGAAATCCTGATAATACAGAAGCTGATCAGCGTGGATTGATGGTCTTTAACGATCGTCGTGACATTGGTGCTTACGAATACCAGGAGGAATGTATTACCTCAGTAAGAGATGTTGTGGTATTGGAAGGAAGTCGCATTTATCCTAATCCCGCAGTTGATGGATTCGCTTGGTTAGAAATTCCAGCAAGCTTTGGTGAAGAAATCATCGTACGTATTAGTGCGATGGGATCAGGCCAACTGATGCAATCAAGAGAATTCAATACGACAGGAACAGTTCGCTTGGATTTATCTGGTCTTCCTGCTGGAATGTATCAAGTACAAATATTTGCAAAAGGAGGAGTGGTATCTCACAAGGTGATTACTGCCAAATAA
- a CDS encoding thioredoxin domain-containing protein yields the protein MKYSFLLLLCCISLSVFAQSETSRAVPKGAAEGMNFVEKPFEALLAQARNENKVIFIDAYTTWCGPCKMMAAKVFPDAKVGEVYNERFINAKFDMEKGEGPAMAQRYSVMVYPTYLFVDGNGDIVHKGIGYIPQEEFLALADAAIGENNLGAMNKRYDDGERSVAFLAEYSDLLTSVYEQEKASKVSNEYLDMQEDWSDPATLELIIANPGELGGKRMTYLVENSDKAIEIAGASTFVMTMQRAIIGHYMEENNLGELPEVADIASTYQEYGGGMATRLMDHYAMLHAEQMRDNDAYVPAAVKYYSTYGSDNAMELNSAAWTIFESSDNKEHLQQALIWAKMSVEMDPGYANMDTLAWLYHKTGNKKMAKETALKAIDLAKATGQDYSETEKILEKK from the coding sequence ATGAAATATTCATTTTTACTTCTGCTCTGCTGCATCTCACTGAGCGTATTTGCCCAAAGCGAAACCTCCAGGGCGGTGCCTAAGGGTGCCGCGGAAGGTATGAACTTCGTAGAAAAACCATTTGAGGCACTATTGGCCCAAGCCCGAAACGAAAACAAAGTTATTTTCATAGATGCCTACACGACCTGGTGCGGTCCTTGTAAAATGATGGCAGCGAAAGTATTCCCCGACGCCAAAGTAGGGGAGGTTTACAATGAGCGCTTCATCAACGCTAAGTTTGATATGGAAAAAGGAGAAGGCCCAGCCATGGCACAGCGCTACAGTGTGATGGTTTACCCTACCTACTTGTTTGTTGATGGCAACGGAGATATTGTTCATAAAGGTATTGGCTACATCCCCCAGGAAGAATTTCTGGCCTTGGCCGACGCCGCCATTGGCGAAAACAACCTTGGCGCAATGAACAAACGCTATGACGACGGCGAACGCAGCGTAGCATTCCTTGCCGAGTATAGCGATCTGCTTACCAGTGTTTACGAACAGGAAAAAGCGAGTAAAGTCTCCAATGAATACTTGGATATGCAGGAAGACTGGTCAGATCCTGCGACGCTGGAACTTATCATTGCTAACCCCGGAGAACTCGGTGGCAAGCGTATGACGTATCTCGTGGAAAACTCCGACAAGGCGATAGAAATAGCAGGTGCCAGCACCTTTGTGATGACCATGCAGCGAGCCATCATCGGGCACTATATGGAGGAAAACAATTTGGGCGAGCTTCCTGAAGTAGCCGACATCGCAAGTACCTACCAGGAGTACGGCGGTGGAATGGCTACCCGCTTGATGGATCATTACGCCATGCTCCACGCCGAGCAGATGCGAGACAACGATGCCTACGTGCCCGCTGCCGTAAAGTACTACAGCACCTACGGAAGCGATAATGCCATGGAGTTGAACTCCGCCGCCTGGACGATTTTTGAATCAAGTGATAATAAAGAACATCTCCAGCAGGCTCTCATCTGGGCTAAGATGTCCGTTGAGATGGATCCAGGATACGCCAACATGGATACGCTGGCTTGGCTCTACCACAAGACGGGTAATAAGAAAATGGCCAAAGAAACGGCTTTGAAAGCCATCGATCTGGCAAAAGCCACTGGCCAGGATTACTCGGAGACGGAAAAAATTCTGGAAAAGAAGTAA